The Armatimonadota bacterium genome includes a region encoding these proteins:
- a CDS encoding terminase family protein, producing MDNHQVKVAACGRRWGKTEAAAIDVATYAISNNGSIQMIVAPTYDQSKLISRTVERLLLSHSETRKYTKITRTPYTEICLRNSRIMARTADEDGRNLRGHSADRVVVDEAAFVRDEVVEEVIRPMLADRNGQLSLISTPFGKNHFYRAFIRGNNHQSTIAESDCKHPISNARYSYRSFRFPSWANPYISRQYIENQREILTERQFKVEYEAEFIDDQNSVFAWEDIQKAVCTEQINFETTAFVAGIDWARYSDYTAVVVLAVGYQSPVDGVGHGDHRFHVVALDHFNRMEWKLQVKRIANILCRFGVRGIAVDQSSIGDPLLENLGHVLWEEHGLDAELEGVIFTNKTKRELIDNLAVRLAHNELRFPYIKHLVQELQFYEYELKESGNVRTSARRGYTDDCVCALALALRIAPRYLFGGNFLTTGRIRDSVKGWY from the coding sequence TTGGACAATCATCAAGTAAAGGTGGCGGCATGTGGGAGACGTTGGGGAAAGACCGAAGCTGCAGCAATTGATGTCGCAACATATGCTATTTCGAACAACGGCTCAATCCAAATGATAGTTGCTCCCACTTATGACCAGAGCAAGCTGATTTCGCGGACGGTCGAGCGGCTTCTCCTTTCCCATTCTGAAACCCGAAAGTATACCAAGATTACTCGAACACCTTATACTGAAATTTGTCTACGAAACAGCAGAATCATGGCTCGGACAGCTGATGAGGATGGAAGGAATCTCCGAGGCCATTCAGCCGACCGCGTTGTGGTGGATGAAGCTGCGTTTGTGCGTGATGAAGTAGTCGAAGAGGTTATTAGGCCAATGCTAGCCGATCGAAATGGCCAATTATCGCTGATATCAACGCCTTTCGGTAAAAATCATTTTTATCGTGCTTTCATCCGAGGAAATAATCACCAGTCAACAATAGCAGAGTCTGACTGCAAACATCCGATTTCCAATGCCAGATATTCGTATCGTTCGTTCCGTTTCCCATCGTGGGCAAACCCATACATCAGCAGACAGTATATAGAAAACCAGCGAGAAATATTGACTGAGCGGCAGTTTAAAGTTGAATATGAAGCAGAGTTTATTGACGACCAAAATTCAGTATTCGCCTGGGAGGACATTCAAAAGGCTGTTTGCACTGAGCAAATCAACTTTGAAACGACGGCCTTTGTGGCAGGTATTGATTGGGCACGTTACTCAGACTACACCGCGGTGGTTGTGTTGGCTGTAGGCTACCAATCGCCAGTAGATGGCGTTGGGCATGGCGACCACCGATTCCACGTAGTTGCCCTAGACCATTTCAACCGCATGGAATGGAAGTTGCAGGTTAAGCGAATTGCAAACATACTTTGCCGGTTTGGAGTTCGAGGAATTGCTGTGGACCAGTCTTCTATTGGCGACCCGCTTTTGGAAAACCTCGGGCATGTGCTTTGGGAAGAACATGGGCTAGACGCAGAGCTTGAGGGCGTAATCTTTACGAATAAGACCAAGCGTGAATTGATTGATAACTTAGCTGTCCGCCTTGCCCATAATGAGCTTCGGTTTCCGTATATTAAACATCTCGTCCAAGAGCTCCAGTTTTATGAATATGAGCTAAAGGAATCGGGGAACGTGAGAACTAGCGCACGGAGGGGATATACTGACGACTGCGTCTGCGCCCTAGCGCTTGCACTGCGCATTGCACCGAGATATTTGTTTGGTGGTAACTTTTTAACCACAGGTCGGATAAGAGATTCAGTGAAAGGGTGGTATTAG
- the thiL gene encoding thiamine-phosphate kinase: MNLADIGEEVLIEHLMKEFSLPTSSEGLVVGVGDDAAVLDLGGPMLTIITTDMLAEGIHYRLDLVTPYELGWKSVASNISDIAAMGGLPTWTLISLGLKPDTDIGFVDEIYRGLVECAERFESKIIGGDTISVRQDSVIGICQMGKIEPNLIARRSGASPGDRILVTGWLGNSRAGLELLLRFGTEEAAQLHGWLVGQHLTPIPRVLEAHAAVATNAIRAMMDISDGLGADLPKLCKASGVGAIVYASKLPISSDLQSAAERLGMDTLELVAGGGEDFELLMAVRPHDVKKVIKAIKEGTGTRVTEIGEFTEDKTVEIVMPDGSRRPLWAGWEHFKR; this comes from the coding sequence ATGAACCTAGCAGATATCGGTGAAGAAGTCCTGATTGAGCATCTAATGAAGGAGTTTAGTCTTCCCACATCTTCAGAAGGGCTTGTTGTTGGCGTTGGAGATGATGCGGCTGTGCTCGACCTCGGCGGTCCAATGCTTACGATTATTACCACTGACATGCTTGCTGAAGGCATTCACTATCGCCTTGATCTAGTCACTCCATATGAACTAGGCTGGAAATCGGTGGCGAGCAACATAAGCGATATCGCTGCTATGGGAGGACTTCCAACCTGGACGCTGATATCTCTCGGATTGAAGCCCGATACTGACATCGGCTTCGTAGATGAAATTTACAGGGGCCTTGTTGAATGTGCCGAGAGATTCGAAAGTAAAATTATCGGAGGAGATACTATTTCCGTAAGGCAGGACTCGGTGATTGGTATATGTCAGATGGGTAAAATTGAGCCCAACCTCATCGCACGACGGTCCGGTGCAAGTCCTGGCGACCGCATTCTTGTAACAGGCTGGCTTGGGAACTCAAGGGCAGGCCTGGAACTCTTGCTGAGGTTTGGTACGGAGGAAGCTGCGCAGCTGCATGGGTGGCTTGTGGGCCAGCATCTGACGCCAATTCCACGAGTGCTCGAAGCTCATGCTGCTGTTGCAACCAACGCGATTCGGGCGATGATGGATATAAGCGATGGATTGGGTGCTGACCTTCCAAAGTTGTGCAAAGCAAGTGGCGTTGGCGCAATAGTATATGCTAGCAAACTACCGATAAGCAGTGATCTCCAGTCGGCTGCAGAAAGGCTAGGAATGGATACACTCGAGCTCGTTGCCGGCGGCGGAGAAGACTTCGAACTCCTCATGGCGGTTAGACCACATGATGTTAAGAAGGTCATTAAGGCTATTAAGGAAGGCACTGGAACTCGCGTAACCGAAATTGGAGAGTTCACAGAAGACAAAACAGTTGAGATCGTCATGCCTGATGGTTCAAGAAGGCCTTTGTGGGCAGGGTGGGAGCACTTTAAAAGATAA
- a CDS encoding fumarylacetoacetate hydrolase family protein: MEKGLFSVETFQNVLDFSKKHGMMERFTVKQYKLLAPIKRPSKIIALGRNYMAHALESGMAIPTEPIIFAKANSAVIGPDEPVIYKKFLTRVDPEGELAVIIGKEGSSIPESEAESYIAGYTMMNDVTARDLQKHDLSISSPWLRSKGIDTFCPLGPWIVLPDEIHEPVELDIETRVNGEVRQKDNTRSLMFKIPYLIHWISQYHTLFPGDVISTGTPEGMKPVLPGDIMEVEIEKIGILRNPVVSE, translated from the coding sequence ATGGAAAAAGGATTATTTTCCGTCGAGACATTCCAAAACGTTCTTGATTTCTCCAAAAAACACGGAATGATGGAGCGCTTCACCGTGAAGCAATACAAGCTTCTTGCGCCAATCAAAAGACCTTCGAAGATTATCGCCCTGGGACGAAATTATATGGCGCATGCTCTCGAAAGCGGCATGGCGATACCGACCGAACCAATTATATTCGCGAAGGCAAACTCTGCGGTAATTGGTCCAGATGAGCCGGTTATTTATAAAAAATTCCTTACTCGTGTCGACCCCGAAGGCGAGCTTGCGGTAATCATCGGCAAGGAAGGCTCAAGCATTCCCGAAAGCGAGGCAGAATCGTATATTGCTGGCTACACGATGATGAACGACGTAACAGCTCGTGATTTACAAAAGCATGATTTAAGCATTTCAAGCCCATGGCTTAGGTCGAAAGGGATTGATACCTTCTGCCCTCTCGGACCTTGGATTGTGCTTCCAGACGAGATTCACGAGCCCGTCGAGCTCGACATTGAGACTCGTGTGAATGGCGAAGTTCGTCAGAAAGACAACACACGCAGCTTGATGTTCAAGATACCATACCTTATTCACTGGATATCCCAATATCATACGCTATTCCCTGGCGACGTTATTTCAACAGGCACCCCGGAAGGGATGAAGCCAGTGCTTCCCGGAGATATTATGGAAGTCGAGATAGAAAAGATTGGAATTTTAAGGAATCCAGTAGTAAGCGAGTAG
- the alr gene encoding alanine racemase, whose translation MFRPTVAEIDLEAIAFNFRQVRNLVGPEVKICPAVKADGYGHGAIPVSQAVLNAGAEMLGVATLEEALELRNAGINTPILILQCVLPDGIPEIIAHNVSTMVCDLAFATELSKCAVEAGKRMKVHIKVDTGMGRLGISLAEAVEFSIQLSGMPGLEIEGIFTHFPSSGDPDLSFSHIQIEEFRRLTDEIRKAGIHIPLRHMANSAAILNLPESYLDMVRPGIMLYGLHDTKHLVRDVELRQAMTLKTKIVFLKELPPGKSVGYGRTFIAKRRTLVATIPIGYADGYNRLLSNRAPALVHGIRVPVIGRVCMDQVMLDVTDVPGVSTGDEVVLYGRQGNEFISIEEIADLQGTIADEVICSVSKRVPRVYVHRENHQTT comes from the coding sequence ATGTTTCGACCTACAGTTGCCGAAATTGATTTAGAAGCAATTGCGTTTAATTTTCGACAAGTTCGAAATCTAGTTGGACCAGAAGTAAAGATATGTCCAGCTGTGAAGGCTGACGGCTATGGGCACGGTGCAATCCCCGTAAGCCAAGCAGTCCTCAACGCTGGCGCCGAAATGCTAGGAGTAGCCACACTTGAGGAAGCACTTGAACTTCGGAACGCGGGTATTAATACACCAATACTAATCCTTCAGTGCGTTCTCCCAGACGGAATTCCGGAGATTATTGCACACAATGTGAGCACAATGGTGTGCGATCTTGCATTTGCCACTGAGCTCTCAAAATGCGCTGTAGAAGCAGGCAAACGGATGAAGGTCCATATCAAAGTTGACACAGGCATGGGGCGCCTGGGCATTAGTCTAGCTGAAGCAGTGGAGTTCTCAATCCAACTCTCAGGAATGCCCGGCTTGGAAATCGAAGGAATTTTTACACACTTTCCGTCTTCTGGCGACCCAGATTTAAGTTTTTCTCATATCCAGATTGAGGAATTCCGACGGCTCACAGACGAAATTCGCAAAGCAGGCATCCATATCCCTCTTCGACATATGGCAAACAGCGCAGCAATTTTAAACTTACCCGAGTCATACCTCGACATGGTGCGGCCAGGAATAATGCTATATGGGCTTCACGACACAAAGCACCTTGTCCGCGACGTTGAGCTTCGGCAAGCGATGACCCTAAAGACCAAAATTGTTTTCCTAAAGGAGCTCCCCCCTGGTAAATCGGTGGGCTATGGCCGAACTTTTATTGCTAAGAGGCGCACTCTGGTTGCCACAATTCCCATTGGCTATGCAGATGGATACAACCGGTTGCTTTCAAACCGAGCACCAGCCCTGGTTCATGGAATAAGAGTACCAGTCATCGGAAGAGTTTGCATGGACCAAGTGATGCTTGACGTAACCGACGTCCCCGGAGTTTCGACGGGCGACGAAGTTGTCCTCTATGGACGGCAGGGAAACGAGTTTATTTCCATCGAAGAAATTGCCGACCTTCAGGGCACGATTGCAGACGAAGTCATATGCTCTGTCAGCAAGCGCGTCCCAAGGGTATACGTCCATAGGGAAAACCATCAGACTACCTAA
- a CDS encoding M20 family metallopeptidase — protein MRIDDKYLINLHTKLVNIPSVFPNEKEIMLFLEDELKRLGFTPHRLMVKQNRFNLLVRIGNGSPILCLNAHSDTVPPSGESVPKAKIKNGRMYGLGSADDKASIAAMVAAIRAISESDVKLNGTLDLFISVDEEGDAQGVRSAIENGYKCDMVITGEPTNLQMVPTHCGLLILEITTYGKSTHGSIPMQGVNAIDRMFELISGLRKVAIEYPSHPLIGPGTMNLGIIKGGDRPNRVPNRCEAAVDIRLVPPMTIKELLNRIRQYFDDWEGKAVYNIAKQGEPLNTPHDSNLVRALASAGEKILGRAPEIVGWRGWTDAESFQTGIGVDAVVFGPGELEQAHSANEYVDLEQVCLAARIYADVTATLLAK, from the coding sequence ATGCGCATTGACGATAAGTACTTAATCAACCTGCATACTAAGCTTGTGAACATACCAAGCGTCTTTCCGAATGAAAAGGAGATCATGCTTTTTCTTGAAGATGAGCTCAAGCGTTTGGGATTTACCCCGCACCGCTTAATGGTAAAGCAAAACCGCTTTAACCTTCTAGTACGAATTGGAAATGGAAGCCCCATACTTTGCCTGAACGCTCATTCTGACACAGTTCCTCCTAGTGGGGAGTCAGTACCCAAAGCAAAGATTAAGAACGGACGCATGTATGGGCTGGGTAGTGCAGATGATAAAGCATCAATTGCCGCCATGGTTGCCGCAATTCGGGCAATCTCCGAATCGGATGTCAAACTTAACGGCACACTTGACCTGTTTATTTCCGTGGACGAAGAAGGCGATGCACAAGGCGTTCGGTCGGCAATCGAGAATGGTTATAAGTGCGATATGGTAATCACAGGCGAGCCAACCAACCTCCAAATGGTGCCAACCCATTGTGGCTTGCTTATTTTGGAGATCACCACCTATGGAAAATCCACCCATGGTTCAATCCCAATGCAGGGCGTCAATGCGATTGACCGAATGTTTGAGCTTATTTCCGGACTTCGCAAAGTAGCGATAGAATACCCATCCCATCCGCTAATTGGGCCAGGAACAATGAACTTAGGGATAATAAAAGGAGGCGACCGACCAAACCGCGTACCCAACCGATGTGAGGCGGCAGTAGACATTCGGTTAGTGCCACCAATGACCATTAAGGAACTTCTTAATCGCATAAGGCAGTACTTCGACGATTGGGAAGGGAAGGCAGTCTATAATATTGCAAAACAGGGCGAACCGCTTAACACACCGCATGATTCAAACCTTGTGCGTGCACTTGCTTCTGCGGGTGAGAAGATTCTCGGGCGTGCACCCGAGATTGTCGGCTGGCGCGGATGGACAGACGCAGAATCATTCCAAACAGGCATCGGGGTTGATGCGGTTGTATTTGGGCCAGGCGAGCTTGAACAAGCACATTCGGCAAACGAATATGTTGATCTGGAGCAGGTATGCCTTGCAGCGCGCATATACGCAGATGTCACAGCCACATTATTAGCAAAATGA
- the tsaE gene encoding tRNA (adenosine(37)-N6)-threonylcarbamoyltransferase complex ATPase subunit type 1 TsaE: MTRLSKTFYTYSSEETELLGEQIGRALQPGVVVALIGELGAGKTTLTKGIARGLGVTDLVHSPTFTLIHEHKGRVPVYHFDLYRLESHEEMEDLDYESYFRGEGVTIIEWAEKIPGILPSDRLEIRISEKNSTRRFDLIATGTQSEEVLGRIST; this comes from the coding sequence ATGACACGTCTATCCAAAACATTTTATACATACTCTTCTGAGGAGACCGAGTTGCTTGGTGAACAAATCGGTCGGGCGCTACAACCTGGGGTTGTTGTTGCACTAATCGGCGAACTTGGCGCAGGCAAGACGACGCTCACTAAGGGAATTGCGCGGGGTCTTGGTGTCACCGATCTTGTCCACAGTCCTACTTTTACACTTATCCACGAGCACAAAGGGCGCGTTCCAGTATACCACTTCGATCTCTACCGCTTGGAAAGTCATGAGGAGATGGAAGATCTCGATTATGAGAGCTACTTTCGCGGCGAGGGGGTTACAATTATAGAGTGGGCTGAGAAGATTCCAGGCATACTACCAAGCGACCGATTGGAAATACGTATCTCAGAAAAGAATTCCACCCGCCGTTTTGACCTAATAGCCACGGGTACCCAATCTGAAGAGGTGCTTGGGCGTATATCTACTTGA
- a CDS encoding HAD-IC family P-type ATPase has protein sequence MSKTEDRTGGIGIKNWHAMTVSEVFEHLNSSPDGLSTAEAQARLAEFGQNELPEAPRPSHFTIFLGQFRSPLIYILLIAASFSFITNHPIDGGVIMAVLLLNAFIGFFQEYRAERALEALKKLGAPQATVLRDEEEMNIPTSELVPGDVILLTTGERVPADARLFEAMNFKVDESNLTGESFVVDKSVEPLPPDTPLADRRNMVYLGTTVVYGRGKAIITATGVNTEIGQIALNIAAEPRELTPVQKHLAVLGTHLGILGIVIAVIIIAAGLLQAFSLYDILFTGVAVAVSFIPEGLPAVITIVLAAGVQRMARRNALIRKLPAVETLGSATVICTDKTGTLTKNEMTVRAGYTPEEAFTVTGEGYAPIGKFLIGDQEIDKNHVGIRKLFEALVLCNDARLHLEDNTWRIVGDPTEGALVVAGEKLGLRKHELEDEQKRIGELPFDPQKRYMATLHLLPNGRKIVYIKGAPEKILAMSGTYLKNNEVLLLTSDKAAEFAARNAKMTEEALRVLAAAYKELPSEQEAISHSDVESGLVFLGAVGMMDPPREEAPIAVKQAREAGIRVIMITGDHANTARAIAESTGLLDRGMRVVEGTTLDKMSDEDLSQAIGRIAVIARAEPEHKLRIIKALKERGHIVAMTGDGVNDAPALKCADIGIAMGISGTDVAKEAADMILLDDNFATIVSAVEEGRSIFANIRKVVQYLLSTNTGEVFIYLTTILSGLPLPLFPVQILWINLVTDGFCTAPLSFEPKEPGLLKEPPRDPRERIVNRYVVSNIVFVALFMLIGTFSLYYWGLGNISVWKARTYAFVVMALFQAFNALNVRSSRYSLFKIGVLTNPYLLAGATASAVAQIASVHLPFFQTIFRTMALNLSEWALMVAVSSSVFVVEEARKAFLPHLFVPPQTRRAPGSQRSQ, from the coding sequence ATGAGCAAAACAGAGGATAGAACTGGGGGAATAGGAATAAAAAACTGGCACGCAATGACCGTTAGTGAGGTATTCGAACACCTAAACAGCTCTCCAGACGGTCTATCAACTGCTGAGGCACAGGCAAGGTTAGCAGAATTTGGTCAAAATGAGCTCCCTGAAGCTCCCCGGCCTTCACATTTTACAATCTTTTTAGGCCAATTTCGAAGCCCTCTAATTTACATTTTGCTTATCGCAGCCTCGTTCTCATTTATCACAAACCATCCTATTGATGGCGGAGTGATAATGGCAGTCCTACTTCTAAACGCATTTATTGGCTTTTTTCAGGAATACAGGGCTGAACGTGCACTTGAAGCTTTAAAAAAGTTGGGTGCACCTCAAGCAACCGTACTGCGCGATGAAGAAGAGATGAACATTCCCACTAGTGAACTTGTGCCTGGTGATGTGATACTTCTCACTACGGGTGAGCGCGTGCCAGCCGACGCCCGGCTTTTCGAAGCAATGAACTTTAAGGTGGACGAGTCAAACCTAACCGGCGAATCATTTGTGGTTGACAAAAGTGTTGAACCACTTCCTCCAGATACACCTTTAGCAGACCGAAGGAATATGGTTTATTTAGGAACAACAGTCGTCTATGGTCGAGGCAAAGCAATTATTACCGCCACTGGCGTAAATACCGAAATCGGCCAAATTGCTTTAAACATAGCAGCCGAGCCGAGGGAATTGACGCCAGTTCAAAAGCACCTTGCAGTTCTCGGGACACACCTCGGAATTTTGGGCATCGTCATCGCTGTAATTATCATTGCCGCCGGATTGCTTCAAGCATTTAGCCTCTATGACATATTATTTACTGGCGTTGCAGTAGCCGTGTCGTTTATTCCCGAAGGCTTGCCAGCAGTGATAACCATTGTCCTCGCCGCAGGTGTACAACGAATGGCACGACGCAACGCACTTATCCGCAAGCTCCCAGCGGTCGAGACTCTGGGGTCTGCAACCGTAATCTGTACCGACAAGACAGGCACACTAACAAAGAACGAAATGACAGTTCGTGCGGGCTATACCCCAGAGGAAGCGTTCACAGTCACTGGTGAAGGTTACGCACCAATTGGCAAGTTTCTCATTGGAGACCAAGAAATTGATAAAAATCACGTAGGGATTAGAAAACTCTTTGAGGCACTAGTATTGTGCAATGACGCACGGCTTCATCTTGAAGATAACACATGGCGCATTGTTGGCGACCCAACTGAAGGTGCACTTGTGGTTGCGGGCGAGAAGCTTGGACTTCGGAAGCATGAATTAGAAGATGAGCAAAAGAGAATTGGCGAATTACCATTTGATCCCCAAAAAAGATATATGGCTACACTCCACCTTCTGCCAAATGGACGAAAAATCGTATATATAAAGGGCGCTCCTGAAAAAATACTTGCAATGAGTGGAACCTACCTTAAAAACAATGAAGTGCTATTACTCACCTCCGACAAAGCCGCTGAATTTGCGGCTCGAAATGCCAAGATGACGGAGGAAGCTTTAAGGGTCCTTGCGGCTGCCTATAAAGAACTTCCGTCCGAACAGGAAGCAATTAGTCATTCGGATGTCGAGTCGGGCCTTGTCTTCCTTGGAGCAGTGGGCATGATGGATCCACCCAGAGAAGAAGCACCCATTGCAGTCAAGCAAGCAAGGGAAGCTGGAATTCGCGTCATAATGATAACCGGCGACCATGCAAATACTGCGCGTGCAATAGCGGAATCAACCGGCCTTCTAGACAGAGGGATGAGGGTTGTAGAGGGCACGACGTTGGATAAGATGAGCGATGAAGACCTTTCACAAGCGATCGGCCGAATTGCCGTAATTGCACGGGCAGAACCGGAGCACAAACTTCGAATTATTAAAGCATTAAAAGAGCGCGGTCATATTGTGGCTATGACAGGTGATGGCGTAAATGATGCTCCGGCGCTTAAATGTGCTGACATCGGAATAGCAATGGGAATCAGCGGCACAGACGTAGCAAAAGAAGCAGCCGACATGATACTTCTTGATGACAATTTCGCAACAATCGTATCAGCTGTCGAAGAAGGCCGTTCTATATTCGCAAATATTCGCAAAGTTGTTCAATATTTGCTCTCAACAAACACTGGCGAGGTATTCATATACCTAACTACAATTCTGTCTGGTCTTCCATTACCTTTGTTTCCGGTGCAAATTCTTTGGATCAACCTAGTCACTGATGGCTTTTGCACAGCTCCACTGTCGTTTGAACCAAAAGAACCAGGCTTGCTAAAAGAACCGCCTAGAGATCCAAGGGAGCGCATAGTTAACCGCTACGTGGTTAGCAACATAGTTTTTGTGGCACTTTTCATGCTAATTGGAACCTTCTCGCTTTACTACTGGGGGCTTGGAAACATAAGCGTATGGAAAGCGCGAACCTACGCCTTTGTAGTTATGGCGCTTTTCCAAGCATTTAATGCGTTGAACGTTCGATCGAGTCGCTACTCACTGTTCAAAATTGGCGTGCTAACTAATCCATACTTGCTGGCTGGCGCAACTGCATCTGCAGTTGCCCAGATTGCATCAGTGCATTTACCATTTTTCCAAACAATATTTCGCACGATGGCTCTGAACCTATCGGAGTGGGCACTTATGGTAGCGGTTTCTAGCAGTGTATTTGTTGTAGAAGAAGCTAGAAAGGCGTTTCTACCACACTTATTCGTGCCCCCACAAACGCGCCGCGCTCCTGGAAGTCAACGCTCCCAGTAG